A stretch of Mucilaginibacter terrae DNA encodes these proteins:
- a CDS encoding SusC/RagA family TonB-linked outer membrane protein has product MKKVLLLSFMLFFLCSAWAQTKTVNGKVTDEHGDPLPNSTVKVQGTSTTTVTSVDGVFKITIPGPQSVLVITYLGYKNKEIRIGNQTQITVSLEPDFKALNEVVAIGYQTVRRRDLVGAVSSLTDKDLRDNPTLSAAEAIQGKLAGVQVTIADGQPGASADIYVRGRNSITQSGSPLYIVDGVQIDNALNVLSPQDIASIDVLKDAASTSIYGARGANGVIIITTKGGKNTNGKTSVNYNNSMAIQKMPKELDVMKPFDYVQFQYERAKITGDTTFVTRFVRNSDPYSKVLGYQNSDFLNWQDIMFGRSALQQTHNLTINGGTKQTQYNLSATYNDQQGILLFTRYKRGLINFRFDHQASQKLKVGFNVRYNNNVLLGQGTTDPGSASNSNLRQIVRYIPLQIANQPIDYYDAAEATATSGNGLSLINPLQEFQQEYRKRSNNAMNLNAYLNFNVVKNVTARTVAAIDYNNTNSRSFDDTVTYNSRTTGAKQPLILVGNNNIRTINHSTTLNYNNQSLFKSKHAIDILLGEELYQTFTWINGLDLRNFPIGTSPDQAFANYSLAQTVQPPTVSEVPVRNFSVFSRLSYNYAGKYFATFNLRADGSSVFGPLNKWGYFPSGSVAWRVSDEEFMKSQNIVSDLKFRASYGTVGNNRITPYSFGNFFAPGRSYFLNDQFNFGAATAALGNPNLKWESQISRNIGLDIAFFKGRFQLTVDAYRNTTSNLLLNNVIPVNSGYGSQFQNVGATQNKGLEIQFNGTIIQNKDFRWGASFNISWNKNIIKSLGDQQFFTVNSGFFNTAQQPADYLVKVGEEVGTFYGLVNDGYYQISDFNTAPYSNTAYPFATTRYTLKPGIPVSGITSTTLQPGTQKFKDINNDGRVTTADFTVLGHALPRGIGGFGQNFAWKGFDASIFLNFSYGGKIANYNKLEFTSTYSNGANLLSDFNDRYRTVDPATGAQVQYASAATGAIGASPEVLQALNANARYWIPVQSVEWNNNQSYALENASFIRVNTVTIGYTLPAKLTQKYSITNLRVFITGNNLGTITGYSGYDPDVSTRRSSPVTAGADYSAFPRARVFVAGLNLTF; this is encoded by the coding sequence ATGAAGAAAGTTTTACTTCTTTCGTTCATGCTGTTTTTCCTCTGTTCGGCATGGGCACAAACCAAAACAGTAAATGGTAAGGTAACCGATGAACATGGCGACCCGCTTCCTAACTCTACTGTAAAAGTACAGGGAACATCAACAACAACAGTTACATCTGTAGATGGTGTATTTAAGATCACCATACCCGGGCCGCAATCGGTGCTTGTGATCACTTATTTGGGTTATAAGAACAAGGAAATAAGGATTGGCAATCAAACACAAATTACTGTTTCTTTAGAGCCCGATTTTAAAGCATTGAACGAGGTTGTGGCTATTGGCTACCAAACAGTAAGAAGACGCGACCTGGTTGGAGCTGTTTCATCATTAACTGATAAAGATCTGCGCGATAACCCCACGCTATCGGCAGCCGAGGCTATACAGGGTAAACTGGCCGGTGTACAGGTAACTATTGCCGATGGCCAACCCGGTGCTTCTGCAGATATTTATGTACGCGGACGAAACTCTATTACGCAAAGTGGAAGTCCTCTTTATATAGTAGATGGCGTGCAGATCGACAATGCCCTTAATGTCCTATCTCCGCAGGATATAGCAAGTATAGATGTGTTAAAAGATGCGGCATCAACCTCTATATATGGTGCACGGGGTGCAAACGGGGTAATAATTATTACTACCAAGGGCGGTAAAAACACCAACGGAAAAACCTCGGTTAATTACAACAACAGCATGGCCATTCAAAAGATGCCTAAAGAGTTGGATGTAATGAAGCCTTTTGATTATGTGCAATTTCAGTACGAGAGAGCTAAAATAACCGGCGATACGACATTTGTAACCCGTTTCGTACGTAACAGCGACCCTTATAGCAAGGTATTAGGCTATCAAAACTCAGATTTTCTTAACTGGCAGGATATTATGTTTGGGCGCAGTGCCTTGCAGCAAACACATAATTTAACAATTAACGGCGGCACCAAACAAACCCAGTACAACCTAAGCGCAACTTACAACGATCAGCAGGGCATACTGCTTTTTACACGCTATAAGCGCGGGTTGATCAATTTTAGGTTCGACCATCAGGCCAGCCAGAAATTAAAAGTAGGCTTTAACGTTAGGTATAATAACAATGTTCTTTTAGGCCAGGGCACTACCGATCCGGGTAGTGCGAGCAATAGCAATTTAAGGCAAATTGTACGTTATATTCCGCTGCAAATTGCTAACCAGCCTATTGATTATTATGATGCTGCCGAGGCAACCGCAACAAGTGGCAACGGACTATCGCTCATTAACCCCTTACAGGAGTTTCAGCAGGAATACCGCAAGCGCTCAAACAATGCCATGAACCTGAACGCGTACCTTAATTTCAACGTGGTAAAAAATGTAACCGCCCGTACCGTTGCGGCTATTGATTACAACAACACCAATAGCCGGTCTTTCGACGACACGGTTACCTATAACTCGCGTACCACAGGCGCTAAGCAACCCCTAATTTTGGTGGGTAACAATAACATTCGTACCATTAATCATTCCACAACGCTCAATTACAATAATCAATCGCTGTTTAAAAGCAAACACGCTATTGATATATTGTTGGGAGAGGAGTTGTACCAAACTTTCACCTGGATCAACGGTTTAGACCTGCGTAATTTCCCGATAGGTACCTCGCCCGACCAGGCATTTGCAAACTACAGCCTTGCGCAAACGGTACAGCCGCCAACGGTTTCCGAAGTTCCTGTGCGTAACTTTTCGGTGTTTAGCCGTTTGAGCTACAATTATGCAGGCAAGTACTTTGCAACCTTTAACCTCAGGGCAGACGGAAGTTCGGTTTTCGGCCCGCTAAACAAATGGGGGTACTTTCCATCAGGTTCTGTTGCCTGGCGGGTATCTGATGAAGAGTTCATGAAGTCGCAGAATATAGTTTCTGACTTAAAGTTTAGGGCCAGCTACGGTACGGTAGGTAATAACCGTATTACGCCGTATTCGTTCGGCAACTTTTTTGCCCCGGGCCGTTCCTATTTCTTAAACGATCAGTTTAACTTCGGGGCAGCCACGGCGGCACTTGGTAACCCTAATTTAAAATGGGAATCGCAAATATCGCGTAACATAGGTTTGGATATAGCCTTTTTTAAAGGACGTTTCCAGTTAACCGTAGATGCTTACCGTAACACCACCAGTAACCTGCTGCTTAACAATGTTATCCCGGTTAACTCGGGTTACGGCAGCCAGTTTCAAAACGTTGGTGCCACCCAAAATAAAGGCCTCGAAATACAGTTCAATGGTACCATTATTCAAAATAAAGATTTTAGATGGGGAGCAAGCTTTAACATCTCGTGGAATAAAAATATTATTAAAAGCCTGGGTGATCAGCAATTTTTTACGGTTAACTCCGGGTTCTTTAACACCGCCCAGCAACCAGCCGATTACCTGGTTAAAGTGGGCGAGGAAGTTGGAACCTTTTATGGCTTAGTAAATGATGGATATTACCAAATATCTGATTTCAATACTGCACCATACAGCAACACGGCTTATCCGTTTGCTACAACCCGTTACACGCTTAAACCCGGCATACCGGTATCGGGCATTACCTCAACAACCCTTCAACCAGGTACACAAAAGTTTAAAGACATCAATAACGATGGCCGCGTTACCACTGCCGATTTTACCGTGCTTGGCCATGCATTGCCAAGGGGTATAGGCGGTTTTGGTCAAAACTTTGCATGGAAAGGTTTTGATGCCAGCATCTTTTTAAACTTTTCGTACGGTGGTAAAATTGCCAATTACAATAAACTGGAGTTTACCAGCACCTATTCAAACGGTGCTAACTTGCTAAGTGATTTTAACGACCGTTACCGTACCGTTGACCCCGCTACCGGCGCACAGGTGCAGTATGCAAGTGCCGCCACAGGGGCCATTGGTGCATCGCCCGAGGTTTTGCAGGCGCTTAACGCCAATGCCAGGTACTGGATACCGGTTCAAAGTGTGGAGTGGAATAATAACCAAAGCTACGCTCTTGAGAATGCGTCGTTTATTCGTGTAAACACTGTAACTATAGGATATACCTTACCGGCCAAATTAACTCAAAAGTATTCAATAACTAATTTGAGGGTATTTATTACCGGCAACAATCTCGGGACAATTACCGGTTACAGTGGCTACGACCCTGATGTGAGCACACGGCGTTCATCACCTGTAACGGCAGGCGCCGATTATTCAGCCTTCCCAAGGGCACGTGTATTTGTAGCTGGTTTAAATCTTACATTCTAA
- a CDS encoding RagB/SusD family nutrient uptake outer membrane protein — MKFHIYHKLAAVCILAMGMAASSSCKKYLSPEPLSSFSQDYVFSNLPYAKATVIGIYNNLSGQNSYGLYFSGYYPYDTDEMMGASGTADGERRDLAHYNLLSTNGGIASAFSNQYSGIERANICIAQIPKMALYNNGTANEQAQLKRLYGEALTLRAQFYFDLVKIWGDVPAQWEPSAEQSNLFLPKTDRDTIYNHILNDLKTATDLVPWRTELSRIGDAADERITKGAVKALRARIALFRGGYSLRRASKQMERRPDYLTYYKIARDECADIMARRDQHTLNASYKALWQTYVCGRNANEPNGEFLFQIAEGGNTGTTDGRIGVYNGTRFAGVGGGSLSILPNYYYYFDSTDVRRDVTVAPYEIRNDGRSVQAHNINVVYDGKFRRDWWSNPVNPTLATLNSSINWVLIRFSDVLLMFAEAENELNNGPTPAAIAAITEVSRRGHGNNASLVPAIPADYDGFFKFLVKERYLEFGNEGIRKYDLIRWNLLAKAINETKVNLANLGATTQLPIVAPTYMAPPPAYCMTGTLPKSMYYWTTLPTVFNGSNINTYDDSRMFANSLYKPSPATTPANTSMVNWVGFNGINTTFTTVFASSFKPNQNELYPIYINQITASKGVLTQDYGY; from the coding sequence ATGAAGTTTCATATATATCATAAGTTAGCTGCGGTTTGCATACTCGCAATGGGCATGGCAGCTTCCTCATCCTGTAAAAAATATCTGTCACCCGAGCCTTTATCATCATTTAGCCAGGACTATGTATTCAGCAATCTTCCTTATGCCAAGGCAACGGTAATCGGTATCTACAACAACCTTTCGGGGCAAAACTCTTACGGCTTGTATTTCAGCGGTTATTATCCGTATGATACCGATGAAATGATGGGAGCCAGTGGTACTGCCGATGGCGAGCGCCGCGATTTGGCACATTATAACTTGTTAAGCACCAACGGGGGGATTGCTTCAGCTTTTTCCAATCAGTATTCCGGCATCGAGCGGGCTAATATTTGCATAGCCCAAATTCCTAAAATGGCGCTTTACAACAATGGTACAGCTAACGAACAAGCGCAGCTTAAACGGCTGTATGGCGAAGCTTTAACGCTAAGGGCGCAATTTTACTTTGACCTTGTTAAAATTTGGGGCGATGTGCCGGCACAATGGGAGCCATCGGCCGAGCAATCGAACCTGTTTTTGCCTAAAACGGATCGTGATACGATCTACAATCATATCCTGAACGATCTTAAAACCGCAACCGACCTTGTGCCCTGGCGTACCGAATTGAGCCGCATAGGGGATGCTGCCGATGAGCGTATTACAAAGGGGGCTGTAAAGGCGCTCAGGGCAAGAATTGCATTGTTTAGAGGAGGATACTCGTTAAGACGCGCCAGCAAGCAAATGGAACGTCGTCCCGACTATTTAACTTATTACAAAATTGCCCGCGATGAATGTGCCGACATTATGGCCCGCCGTGACCAGCATACCTTAAATGCAAGCTATAAAGCACTTTGGCAAACTTATGTGTGTGGCCGCAATGCAAATGAACCCAACGGCGAGTTCTTATTTCAAATTGCCGAAGGAGGTAATACCGGTACAACAGATGGCCGTATAGGTGTTTACAACGGTACCCGTTTTGCCGGTGTGGGAGGCGGCTCGCTTAGTATTTTGCCAAACTACTATTACTATTTTGATTCAACAGATGTAAGGCGCGATGTAACCGTTGCCCCATATGAGATCAGGAACGATGGCAGGAGTGTTCAGGCTCACAATATTAATGTGGTGTACGATGGTAAGTTTCGCCGCGATTGGTGGTCTAACCCTGTTAACCCAACTCTGGCCACGCTTAATTCGAGTATTAATTGGGTATTGATTCGTTTTTCGGATGTGTTACTCATGTTTGCCGAGGCAGAAAACGAGTTGAACAATGGTCCAACCCCCGCTGCTATTGCTGCAATTACCGAAGTATCAAGACGTGGGCATGGCAATAACGCCAGCCTGGTACCCGCAATACCTGCTGATTACGACGGCTTTTTTAAATTCTTGGTAAAAGAGCGCTATTTGGAGTTTGGTAACGAAGGCATACGTAAGTACGACCTCATCAGGTGGAATTTGCTTGCCAAAGCAATTAACGAAACCAAGGTAAATTTAGCTAACCTGGGTGCCACAACTCAGCTACCCATTGTTGCGCCTACCTACATGGCTCCGCCACCGGCGTATTGTATGACGGGAACCTTACCAAAATCAATGTATTACTGGACAACCTTGCCAACTGTATTCAATGGAAGTAATATTAACACCTATGATGATTCGCGCATGTTTGCAAACTCGCTTTACAAACCTTCGCCGGCAACTACTCCTGCCAATACATCAATGGTAAACTGGGTTGGTTTTAATGGTATTAATACCACATTTACAACGGTATTTGCAAGTTCGTTTAAACCTAATCAAAATGAGCTTTATCCTATTTATATTAACCAAATTACTGCAAGTAAAGGGGTACTAACACAAGATTACGGATATTAG
- a CDS encoding rhamnogalacturonan acetylesterase gives MKIIQLTGYKLTLIGVVVLASAFWLPPSKVTVYLAGDSTMANKEAKAHPETGWGMPFIAFFDSTVRVDNKAKNGRSTSSFISEGLWKSITDSLQAGDYVLIQFGHNDEVASKSTFTSQPDFEKNLLRMVNETRAKGAIPVLITPVARRKFDASGIVKETHEDYAPIVRAVAASQNVPLIDLDKESIELLQNFGVEDSKMLFNYLSPGQNPNYPQGRTDDTHFSELGARKVAEIVLKDIRSLRLSLADRIVISNLGIK, from the coding sequence ATGAAAATTATTCAGTTAACCGGCTATAAGCTTACCCTGATTGGGGTTGTGGTTTTAGCTTCAGCATTTTGGCTGCCTCCGAGCAAAGTGACGGTTTATTTGGCCGGCGATTCAACCATGGCCAATAAGGAGGCCAAAGCGCACCCCGAAACCGGCTGGGGAATGCCTTTCATCGCGTTTTTTGATTCAACAGTTCGTGTTGATAACAAGGCAAAAAATGGCCGCAGCACAAGCTCGTTCATTTCCGAAGGCTTATGGAAATCAATAACAGATAGTTTGCAAGCCGGTGATTATGTTTTGATACAGTTTGGCCATAACGATGAAGTGGCCTCAAAATCAACATTCACCTCACAGCCCGATTTTGAGAAAAACCTGTTACGTATGGTTAACGAAACCCGCGCTAAAGGGGCTATTCCGGTATTAATTACGCCGGTGGCCAGGCGCAAGTTTGATGCATCTGGCATAGTAAAGGAAACTCATGAGGATTACGCGCCAATAGTAAGAGCTGTTGCCGCAAGCCAAAACGTACCATTGATCGATCTGGATAAAGAAAGCATTGAGCTACTACAAAACTTTGGTGTTGAAGATTCTAAAATGTTGTTCAATTATTTATCGCCCGGCCAAAATCCTAATTATCCTCAAGGACGTACAGATGATACTCATTTTAGCGAGTTGGGTGCGCGCAAAGTTGCCGAAATAGTTTTGAAAGACATCCGCAGTTTGCGGCTAAGCCTGGCCGATCGTATTGTGATATCAAACTTAGGTATAAAATAA
- a CDS encoding rhamnogalacturonan acetylesterase, with protein sequence MKYRYYCLSFALMLFALLAFKKPDKVKVYLIGDSTVCLYPVRQFPVCGWGMPFADYFDSRVAIDNRAKGGRSTRTFIAENRWQPIADSLKAGDYVIIQFGHNDEAKEPQYANRYTPVPDYKLNLFKFITETRAKGASPILVTPVSRHNFDQAGNARETHTEYTKAVFEVGTQTQTPVIDLDKQSRECYQKLGPLSSKLLFMELDSAEHPNYPHGRHDNTHFNEYGARLMAEIVLNDIKAKRLNLSNYIVKAKEEGAATH encoded by the coding sequence ATGAAATACAGATACTATTGTTTGTCCTTCGCCCTGATGCTTTTTGCGCTGCTTGCCTTTAAAAAGCCCGATAAAGTTAAGGTTTACCTCATTGGCGATTCTACTGTGTGCCTTTACCCGGTAAGGCAGTTCCCGGTGTGCGGGTGGGGGATGCCTTTTGCCGATTACTTTGATTCGCGTGTGGCAATTGACAACCGCGCTAAAGGCGGAAGAAGCACCCGTACATTTATTGCCGAAAACAGGTGGCAACCCATTGCCGATAGTTTAAAAGCAGGTGATTATGTGATAATACAGTTTGGGCATAATGATGAAGCTAAAGAACCACAATATGCAAATCGGTACACCCCTGTACCCGATTATAAGTTAAACTTGTTTAAGTTTATCACCGAAACCCGAGCCAAAGGTGCTTCTCCAATATTGGTAACCCCTGTAAGTCGCCATAATTTTGACCAGGCTGGCAATGCCCGCGAAACGCACACCGAATACACAAAAGCTGTTTTTGAAGTAGGTACTCAAACACAAACCCCGGTTATAGATCTGGATAAGCAGAGTCGTGAGTGTTACCAAAAGCTCGGACCATTAAGCTCGAAATTACTGTTTATGGAGCTGGATTCGGCCGAGCACCCTAACTACCCGCATGGCAGGCATGATAACACGCACTTTAATGAATATGGAGCCAGGCTGATGGCCGAGATAGTATTGAATGATATAAAAGCCAAGCGCCTCAACCTGTCAAATTATATAGTTAAAGCTAAAGAAGAGGGCGCGGCCACACATTAA
- a CDS encoding pectinesterase family protein produces MTKLKYILFAMLLLGGVKVAEAKKRWVVAQDGSGDFKTVQEAINASPENSAETTEVFIKKGKYKERIEVKETKINLTLIGEDVMNTIITYDNYASKLDSAGKPLGTRRTASFYVYAKGLTAKNISFENSSGPVGQAVAVFVTGDHAAFFNCRFLGFQDTLYTHGPGSTQYYYKCYIEGTTDFIFGAATALFEDCKLFGKKGGFYFTAASTEETAKYGYIFLNCDISGDAPANSYALGRPWRPHAKVVFKECNLSNIISPSGWDNWRNPENEKTAYYAEYKNTGPGFQPESRVSWSHQLTDEEAKLYTKKLVLAGWEPQQP; encoded by the coding sequence ATGACAAAACTGAAATACATACTATTTGCAATGCTGCTTTTAGGCGGTGTAAAAGTTGCCGAAGCCAAAAAGAGATGGGTAGTTGCCCAAGATGGCAGCGGCGATTTTAAAACCGTGCAAGAGGCCATAAACGCATCTCCGGAAAACAGCGCCGAAACTACAGAAGTATTCATAAAAAAAGGCAAATACAAAGAGCGGATTGAAGTTAAGGAAACTAAGATCAACCTTACATTAATAGGGGAAGATGTGATGAACACCATAATCACCTATGATAATTATGCCAGTAAACTTGATAGCGCCGGCAAGCCGCTGGGTACCCGAAGAACGGCGAGTTTTTATGTGTATGCTAAAGGGTTAACCGCAAAAAATATCTCTTTCGAAAACTCATCGGGGCCGGTAGGGCAGGCTGTTGCCGTTTTTGTTACGGGTGATCATGCCGCGTTTTTTAATTGCCGGTTTTTAGGTTTTCAGGATACGTTATACACACATGGTCCTGGTAGTACCCAATACTATTATAAATGCTACATAGAGGGAACTACCGATTTTATTTTTGGTGCGGCTACGGCACTTTTCGAAGACTGCAAACTATTTGGAAAAAAAGGAGGCTTTTACTTTACCGCCGCTTCAACCGAAGAAACTGCTAAATACGGCTATATATTTCTCAATTGTGATATATCGGGCGATGCTCCGGCTAACTCTTATGCGCTTGGCCGTCCGTGGCGACCTCATGCTAAAGTGGTTTTTAAAGAGTGCAACCTGAGCAATATCATCTCGCCCTCGGGATGGGATAACTGGCGTAATCCTGAAAATGAAAAGACAGCTTACTATGCAGAGTACAAAAACACAGGACCGGGTTTTCAACCGGAGAGTAGAGTCTCTTGGTCACATCAGTTAACTGATGAAGAAGCTAAGCTATACACTAAAAAGCTGGTTTTGGCAGGTTGGGAGCCACAGCAACCTTAA
- the pelA gene encoding pectate lyase has product MKYFKYLLLFVLSISPAAALIAQSMELSIDPKPFAESANHWYGIADKHNVINPLPGKPQYKPTDITGIGDNILLFQKTNGGWPKNYDVFAILNTAQQDSLKAVKSTLNTTFDNNTTFTHIYALAQIFEVTRDEKYKKAILKGLDYILSAQYLNGGWPQYYPLENNYSRHITFNDGVFTGIMEVLQKAATRKKPFDFLDDKYQHKVSEAFAKALACIEKCQIKDNGIPTAWCQQHDEVTFLPVWGRKFEPPAICNKESADLVLFLMQIDNPDSTLINVIKNAVQWFRESAIGNTIVKEIPAPPLQTAVRVSTTDKIVVNDATAPLIWTRYYELKTHKPLFCNRDSKFVYTLAEVDRERRDGYAWYTYNPQKVLNKYAAWQKKNNIN; this is encoded by the coding sequence ATGAAGTACTTTAAATATCTTTTGCTTTTTGTATTAAGCATATCACCAGCCGCCGCTTTAATAGCGCAGTCAATGGAGCTTAGCATCGATCCAAAACCTTTTGCCGAGAGTGCAAATCATTGGTATGGCATTGCCGATAAACACAATGTTATAAATCCGTTACCGGGCAAGCCTCAGTACAAACCAACTGATATAACGGGCATAGGAGACAACATTCTTTTATTCCAGAAAACCAACGGTGGCTGGCCTAAAAACTATGATGTGTTTGCTATTTTGAACACAGCCCAGCAAGATAGCCTTAAAGCTGTAAAAAGCACACTAAACACCACGTTTGATAACAATACCACATTCACTCACATATATGCACTCGCCCAGATTTTTGAAGTAACTCGTGACGAAAAATATAAAAAAGCGATTTTAAAGGGATTGGATTATATACTATCGGCTCAGTATTTAAACGGGGGGTGGCCGCAGTACTATCCATTAGAGAACAACTACAGCAGGCATATTACCTTTAACGACGGTGTTTTTACGGGCATAATGGAGGTTTTGCAAAAAGCCGCTACCCGGAAAAAGCCATTTGATTTTTTGGATGATAAGTATCAGCATAAAGTAAGCGAGGCATTCGCGAAAGCATTAGCGTGTATTGAAAAATGCCAGATTAAAGATAACGGCATCCCTACAGCCTGGTGCCAGCAGCATGATGAGGTAACCTTTTTGCCGGTTTGGGGCAGAAAATTTGAACCGCCTGCCATTTGCAATAAAGAAAGCGCCGACCTGGTGCTCTTCCTGATGCAAATTGATAACCCGGATTCAACCCTTATCAACGTTATAAAAAATGCGGTACAATGGTTTCGCGAGTCGGCCATAGGTAATACCATCGTAAAGGAAATACCTGCACCGCCTCTTCAAACCGCTGTGCGGGTATCTACCACTGATAAAATTGTGGTTAATGATGCCACAGCACCACTTATATGGACCCGGTATTATGAGTTGAAAACACATAAGCCACTGTTTTGCAATCGCGACAGCAAGTTTGTTTATACGCTGGCCGAAGTTGACCGTGAAAGGCGTGATGGGTACGCCTGGTACACTTATAATCCGCAAAAGGTATTAAACAAATATGCCGCGTGGCAAAAAAAGAATAACATCAATTAA
- a CDS encoding right-handed parallel beta-helix repeat-containing protein — protein sequence MKKTLIMMVLTGALFSCQKNSNESPAQPEAVATTTGGNYQTLASTTVTTEAALRTAVANARPGDVITIIGTINLTRTLELIASGTASAKINLSGGTLNCSGIASGWGVKVNGSYWNIQNITIKNAPDCGIVFQIGGYNYAYKITATGNKDSGIQVYNGAHDCNITYCTSTENYDVANGGENADGFACKLSAGKNNKFDHCVANHNSDDGWDLYGQPYTVTITNCTATNNGYGSAGDGNGFKLGSAGQTVAHTVTNCTSNNNIGAGYDGNGNTGHITRTGSGGSGNGLALFYRIY from the coding sequence ATGAAAAAAACACTAATTATGATGGTGCTTACGGGCGCCTTATTCAGCTGTCAAAAAAATAGCAATGAAAGTCCGGCTCAACCAGAGGCTGTTGCAACCACAACAGGCGGTAATTACCAAACGCTTGCAAGCACAACGGTAACTACCGAGGCTGCCTTGCGCACAGCAGTAGCAAATGCCAGGCCTGGCGATGTTATAACCATCATTGGCACCATCAACTTAACCCGTACTTTAGAGTTAATTGCCAGTGGTACAGCAAGCGCTAAAATCAATTTATCGGGCGGCACACTAAACTGCTCGGGTATTGCATCGGGCTGGGGAGTAAAGGTGAATGGCAGCTATTGGAACATCCAAAACATCACCATAAAAAATGCTCCTGATTGTGGCATTGTATTCCAGATAGGAGGGTACAATTATGCCTACAAGATAACCGCTACCGGTAATAAAGATTCGGGTATACAGGTATACAACGGTGCGCATGATTGCAATATTACGTATTGTACCTCTACCGAAAATTACGACGTGGCTAATGGCGGCGAAAATGCAGACGGATTTGCCTGCAAATTATCGGCCGGTAAAAACAACAAGTTTGACCACTGCGTGGCCAACCATAATTCTGATGACGGCTGGGATCTATACGGTCAGCCCTATACGGTTACCATTACCAATTGTACTGCAACCAACAATGGTTACGGCAGCGCGGGCGACGGTAACGGGTTTAAACTGGGAAGTGCAGGTCAAACGGTGGCACATACGGTAACCAATTGTACCTCAAATAACAATATTGGTGCAGGGTATGACGGTAATGGTAATACAGGACATATTACTAGAACTGGCAGCGGCGGCTCGGGCAACGGTTTGGCATTATTTTACCGCATTTATTAA